The proteins below are encoded in one region of Cololabis saira isolate AMF1-May2022 chromosome 21, fColSai1.1, whole genome shotgun sequence:
- the ypel3 gene encoding protein yippee-like 3 has protein sequence MVKLTKAKTFQAYLDSCHRRYSCVHCRAHLANHDDLISKSFQGSQGRAYLFNSVVNVGCGPAEERLLLTGLHAVADIYCENCHTTLGWKYEQAFELSQKYKEGKYIIELSHMIKDNGWD, from the exons ATGGTAAAGCTGACTAAAGCCAAGACTTTCCAGGCTTACCTGGACTCCTGCCACCGACGTTACAGTTGCGTGCACTGTCGCGCCCATCTGGCTAACCATGACGATCTTATCTCCAAG TCTTTCCAGGGCAGCCAAGGAAGAGCTTACCTCTTCAACTCTGT GGTCAACGTGGGCTGTGGTCCTGCAGAAGAGAGGCTGCTGCTGACAGGACTTCACGCAGTGGCTGACATCTACTGTGAAAACTGTCACACCACACTTGGCTGGAAATAT GAACAAGCCTTTGAACTCAGTCAGAAATACAAGGAGGGGAAGTACATCATTGAACTTTCCCACATGATTAAGGACAACGGTTGGGACTGA
- the atp6v0ca gene encoding ATPase H+ transporting V0 subunit ca encodes MSSEESPEYSPFFAVMGASAAMVFSALGAAYGTAKSGTGIAAMSVMRPELIMKSIIPVVMAGIIAIYGLVVAVLIANNISERVTLYKSFLHLGAGLSVGLSGLAAGFAIGIVGDAGVRGTAQQPRLFVGMILILIFAEVLGLYGLIVALILSTK; translated from the exons ATGTCTTCTGAGGAGAGCCCCGAGTACTCGCCTTTCTTCGCGGTGATGGGAGCCTCTGCGGCCATGGTCTTCAGCG CATTAGGAGCAGCATATGGGACAGCGAAGAGCGGCACAGGCATCGCAGCCATGTCGGTGATGCGGCCAGAGCTCATCATGAAGTCCATCATCCCTGTGGTCATGGCTGGTATCATCGCCATCTATGGGCTGGTGGTAGCTGTGCTGATAGCAAATAACATCTCTGAGAGAGTCACTCTTTACAA GAGCTTCCTGCATCTCGGCGCTGGTCTGAGCGTGGGCTTGAGCGGTCTGGCAGCCGGATTTGCCATTGGTATCGTGGGCGATGCCGGCGTGAGAGGCACTGCCCAGCAGCCCCGGCTTTTCGTGGGcatgatcctgatcctgattttCGCAGAGGTGCTGGGGCTTTACGGTCTCATCGTGGCCCTCATCCTATCTACAAAATAA
- the LOC133421558 gene encoding uncharacterized protein LOC133421558, whose protein sequence is MLDSDSQGPGRWRQTELHIETEPAVTLLQDWQQENHFKGRRRRARHTLKLHCGKNTVCATGKEENNTPEDINKEAEGFFFPFASTPLASVCIKHFSQPTPNPGQCVGSSLLDHSLHVSEDTQQASPSCLVSSSSAGLFFLTLSLCLSVRNQQKLSQDGRQRRDAGPPEPDMGQAERSAQRPPFTAGSLLHPPSLHLDGPAGNGADLCELLLLLLLS, encoded by the exons ATGCTGGACAGCGATAgtcaaggaccagg GAGGTGGAGACAGACAGAGTTGCACATAGAGACTGAGCCTGCAGTCACTCTCCTTCAGGACTGGCAACAAGAAAACCACTTTAAAGGCAGGCGGAGAAGGGCAAGGCACACACTCAAACTGCACTGTGGGAAAAATACTGTGTGTGCCACTggcaaagaagaaaacaacacacctgaagacatcaacaaggaagctgaaggatttttttttccttttgcatcAACCCCACTGGCATCAGTgtgtataaaacatttttcacaGCCGACTCCTAATCCTGGGCAGTGTGTGGGCAGCTCTCTTCTGGATCACTCGCTACATGTCTCAGAAGACACTCAACAGGCTTCTCCCTCGTGTCTCGTCTCCTCTTCAtctgctggtttgttttttctgaCTCTTAGCCTGTGTTTGAGTGTGAGGAACCAGCAGAAACTTTCACAG GATGGACGCCAGAGACGAGACGCTGGGCCTCCTGAACCAGATATGGGCCAAGCTGAAAGATCTGCCCAACGCCCACCCTTTACAGCTGGGAGCCTTCTTCATCCTCCTAGCCTTCATCT TGATGGTCCTGCTGGTAACGGTGCTGACctgtgtgagctgctgctgctgctgctgctgtcgtAG